A stretch of the Mesorhizobium sp. Pch-S genome encodes the following:
- a CDS encoding VOC family protein → MPNLENLRKQAKQYLRWHRERYYPVATEIRAVLPRFRHLIDDAQVLEAEFKLSDAQELVARKQGFDGWQALKAGIPAMSTQPKPAMAAPFLSGTAALLYVADVKASCEFFTSRLGFEVDFVYGDPPFYAAVKRDRAQLCLRLVCEPVFVGDIRQREHLLSASITVDTAAEIKQLFLEFQSAGVGFHQDLKKEPWGARDFIVLDPDGNLILFAGPGG, encoded by the coding sequence ATGCCGAACCTCGAAAACCTCAGGAAGCAAGCCAAGCAGTATTTGCGCTGGCATCGCGAGCGGTACTATCCGGTCGCGACCGAGATCAGGGCTGTGCTGCCTCGTTTCCGGCATCTGATCGATGATGCTCAGGTGCTGGAGGCAGAATTCAAGCTCAGCGATGCGCAGGAGCTTGTGGCCCGCAAGCAGGGCTTCGATGGATGGCAGGCGCTCAAGGCAGGAATCCCAGCCATGAGTACTCAACCCAAACCGGCAATGGCGGCTCCGTTCCTCAGCGGGACGGCCGCCCTCCTTTACGTCGCGGATGTGAAGGCATCATGCGAGTTCTTCACGTCCAGGCTCGGTTTTGAAGTCGATTTCGTCTATGGCGACCCGCCATTTTACGCCGCCGTCAAACGCGATCGTGCGCAGCTCTGTTTGCGGCTTGTGTGCGAGCCGGTCTTCGTCGGAGACATCCGCCAGCGCGAGCATCTTTTGTCGGCTTCGATCACCGTCGATACGGCGGCAGAGATCAAGCAACTCTTCCTGGAATTCCAGTCGGCGGGGGTGGGTTTCCATCAGGACTTGAAGAAAGAACCCTGGGGTGCACGGGATTT
- a CDS encoding DUF1349 domain-containing protein, with protein sequence MAAQFSWLNEPKSWSGDAAALKLRTEPDTDFWRETFYGFIRDSGHAYICPVTGDFTAEATVLGDYADLYDQAGLFLRLDEEHWIKAGIEYTDGMMHFSVVVTRGVSDWSVIPLPAAKSTDPVRIRLTRHDDAVRVQYAVDDMAWQMARLCPFPATEARIGVMACSPQGPGFDVAFSGFAVGEAIPRDLHAAG encoded by the coding sequence ATGGCAGCGCAGTTTTCCTGGCTCAACGAGCCCAAGTCCTGGTCGGGCGATGCCGCTGCGCTGAAGCTCAGGACGGAGCCGGATACGGATTTCTGGCGCGAGACTTTTTACGGCTTCATCCGCGACAGCGGCCATGCCTATATCTGTCCGGTGACAGGCGACTTCACCGCTGAGGCGACCGTGCTCGGCGACTATGCCGATCTCTATGACCAGGCCGGCCTTTTCCTGCGGCTGGACGAAGAACACTGGATCAAGGCAGGCATCGAATACACCGACGGCATGATGCACTTTTCCGTCGTCGTCACGCGCGGCGTCTCGGACTGGTCCGTCATTCCGCTGCCTGCTGCGAAGTCGACCGATCCGGTCCGCATCCGCCTGACCCGGCACGACGACGCCGTGCGCGTCCAGTATGCGGTCGACGACATGGCCTGGCAGATGGCGCGGCTGTGTCCGTTCCCGGCGACTGAGGCCCGGATCGGCGTCATGGCCTGCTCACCGCAGGGGCCGGGCTTTGACGTGGCCTTCTCGGGCTTTGCCGTGGGTGAGGCGATCCCGCGCGATCTCCACGCGGCGGGCTAG